Proteins encoded by one window of Acidipropionibacterium virtanenii:
- the rpoZ gene encoding DNA-directed RNA polymerase subunit omega, translated as MSETTAEGIVNPPIDQLLEHVDSKYRLVLFAAKRARQINAYYSQLAEGLLENVGPLVETNNNEKPLSIAMREIQAGVIETHELNAEEIAAEAAAAQQAPAVELDDPFSDLTPPA; from the coding sequence TTGAGCGAGACCACTGCAGAGGGCATCGTCAACCCCCCGATCGATCAGCTTCTTGAGCACGTCGACTCCAAATACCGTCTGGTGCTCTTCGCGGCCAAGCGCGCCCGTCAGATCAACGCCTACTACTCCCAGCTGGCCGAGGGCCTGCTGGAGAACGTGGGCCCGCTGGTCGAGACGAACAACAACGAGAAGCCGCTGTCCATCGCGATGCGCGAGATCCAGGCGGGCGTCATCGAGACCCATGAGCTGAACGCCGAGGAGATCGCCGCCGAGGCCGCCGCCGCGCAGCAGGCCCCCGCCGTCGAGCTGGACGATCCCTTCTCCGATCTCACCCCTCCGGCCTGA
- the coaBC gene encoding bifunctional phosphopantothenoylcysteine decarboxylase/phosphopantothenate--cysteine ligase CoaBC, translated as MATVVLGVGGGIAAYKCCHLVRRLKEAGHRVHVIPTRSALEFVGRPTWEALSGEQVHTGVFEDVPGVEHVRLADQADLVIVAPATADLISRIAAGAGDDLLTTTVLATRAPVLVAPAMHTGMWENAATVDNVATLRRRGLVVKDPATGRLTGPDSGPGRFPEPDELADMAALLLDEPAAAPTMAGQDLAGRRVVISAGGTREALDPVRYLGNSSSGRMGAALAADAAARGARVTMVTAHIEVPVPSCVRQVPVSSTEDLDEAMRREATGADIVVMAVAAADFAPSSVSDLKIKKHEGDRRVGDRMSLDLIQTPDVLAGLAAARTPGQVVVGFAAETAPDRDELLALARAKLARKGCDLLAVNDVSSGRVFGKVGTDVTVVRQQGPGRRVMGSKMMAAQAILDEARSLLAP; from the coding sequence GTGGCCACCGTCGTCCTCGGCGTGGGCGGCGGTATCGCCGCCTACAAGTGCTGTCACCTGGTGCGCCGCCTCAAGGAGGCGGGTCACCGGGTGCATGTCATCCCCACCCGCTCCGCACTGGAGTTCGTCGGCCGTCCGACCTGGGAGGCGCTGTCCGGCGAGCAGGTGCACACCGGGGTCTTCGAGGACGTCCCCGGGGTCGAGCACGTCCGGCTGGCCGACCAGGCCGACCTGGTGATCGTGGCCCCGGCCACCGCCGACCTCATCTCCCGGATCGCCGCCGGTGCCGGAGACGACCTGCTCACCACCACCGTCCTGGCCACCCGGGCGCCGGTGCTGGTGGCGCCTGCGATGCACACCGGCATGTGGGAGAACGCCGCCACCGTCGACAACGTCGCCACCCTTCGCCGTCGCGGACTGGTCGTCAAGGATCCCGCCACCGGCCGTCTCACCGGTCCCGACTCGGGCCCGGGCCGTTTCCCCGAACCCGACGAGCTGGCCGACATGGCCGCCCTCCTGCTCGACGAGCCCGCCGCCGCGCCGACGATGGCCGGCCAGGACCTGGCCGGACGCCGCGTGGTGATCAGCGCGGGAGGCACCCGCGAGGCCCTGGACCCGGTGCGCTACCTGGGCAACTCGTCATCGGGACGGATGGGTGCGGCCCTGGCCGCCGACGCGGCGGCACGCGGCGCCCGCGTCACCATGGTGACGGCCCACATCGAGGTGCCCGTGCCCTCCTGCGTGCGACAGGTCCCCGTCTCCAGTACCGAGGACCTCGACGAGGCGATGCGGCGCGAGGCCACCGGCGCCGACATCGTCGTGATGGCGGTGGCCGCCGCCGACTTCGCCCCCTCATCGGTCTCCGATCTCAAGATCAAGAAGCACGAGGGGGACCGGCGCGTCGGGGACCGGATGAGCCTCGACCTGATCCAGACTCCCGATGTGCTGGCCGGCCTGGCGGCCGCCCGCACACCCGGCCAGGTGGTCGTCGGCTTCGCCGCCGAGACCGCCCCCGACCGCGACGAGCTGCTGGCCCTGGCCCGGGCCAAGCTGGCGCGCAAGGGCTGCGACCTGCTGGCGGTCAACGATGTGAGCTCTGGACGGGTGTTCGGTAAGGTCGGCACAGACGTCACCGTGGTCCGCCAGCAGGGACCCGGAAGACGTGTCATGGGCTCCAAGATGATGGCCGCACAGGCCATCCTCGACGAGGCCCGTTCGCTGCTGGCCCCCTGA
- the metK gene encoding methionine adenosyltransferase: MLTSFPAPAARLFSSESVTEGHPDKIADAISDSVLDAMIAEDPQSHVAVETLVTTGQVMVCGEVTTEAYVDIAGIARDKILEIGYDSSAKGFDGASCGVSVAIDAQSPDIAQGVNTAYEARHGSTDSIDAQGAGDQGLMFGYACTDTESLMPLPIDLAHALSLRLTRVRKDGTLDYLGPDGKTQVTIRYDGSGRPVGVDTVVVSTQHAEGVSIDGTLASDLRRHVIDPVLERYGLPTDAMEVLVNPTGKFVIGGPMGDAGLTGRKIIVDTYGGMARHGGGAFSGKDPSKVDRSASYAMRWVAKNVVAAGLAERCECQVAYAIGRARPVSLRVETFGTNKADETAIERAVAEIFDLRPAAIVRDLDLLHPIYSQLVAGGHFGRALPGVNWELTDRAEDLARAVEH, translated from the coding sequence ATGCTCACCAGCTTCCCCGCACCCGCTGCCCGGCTGTTCAGCTCGGAGTCGGTCACCGAAGGACACCCCGACAAGATCGCCGACGCCATCTCCGACTCCGTCCTCGATGCGATGATCGCCGAGGACCCCCAGTCCCATGTGGCCGTCGAGACCCTCGTCACCACCGGCCAGGTGATGGTCTGCGGGGAGGTGACGACCGAGGCCTACGTCGACATCGCCGGGATCGCCCGCGACAAGATCCTCGAGATCGGCTACGACTCGTCGGCCAAGGGTTTCGACGGCGCCTCCTGCGGAGTCTCGGTGGCCATCGACGCCCAGAGCCCCGACATCGCCCAGGGCGTGAACACCGCCTACGAGGCCCGGCACGGGTCCACCGACTCGATCGACGCCCAGGGGGCCGGCGACCAGGGGCTGATGTTCGGGTACGCCTGCACCGACACCGAGTCGCTGATGCCGCTGCCCATCGATCTGGCCCACGCCCTGTCCCTGCGGCTGACCAGGGTCCGCAAGGACGGCACCCTGGACTACCTGGGCCCCGACGGCAAGACTCAGGTCACCATCCGCTACGACGGGTCCGGCCGGCCCGTCGGGGTGGACACCGTCGTCGTCTCCACCCAGCACGCCGAGGGGGTGAGCATCGACGGCACCCTGGCATCCGACCTGCGCCGCCACGTCATCGATCCGGTGCTCGAGCGCTACGGGCTGCCGACCGACGCCATGGAGGTCCTGGTCAATCCCACCGGCAAGTTCGTCATCGGCGGCCCGATGGGCGACGCGGGGCTGACCGGACGCAAGATCATCGTCGACACCTACGGCGGCATGGCCCGCCACGGCGGCGGCGCCTTCTCCGGCAAGGACCCCTCCAAGGTGGACCGCTCCGCCTCCTACGCGATGCGCTGGGTGGCCAAGAACGTGGTGGCCGCCGGCCTGGCCGAGCGCTGCGAGTGCCAGGTGGCCTACGCCATCGGTCGGGCCCGCCCGGTGAGCCTGCGGGTCGAGACCTTCGGCACCAACAAGGCCGATGAGACCGCCATCGAGCGCGCCGTGGCCGAGATCTTCGACCTGCGTCCGGCAGCAATAGTGCGCGATCTGGATCTGCTCCACCCGATCTACTCCCAGCTGGTGGCCGGCGGCCACTTCGGACGCGCCCTGCCCGGAGTCAACTGGGAGCTCACCGATCGCGCCGAGGACCTGGCGCGGGCCGTCGAACACTGA